A window from Culex pipiens pallens isolate TS chromosome 3, TS_CPP_V2, whole genome shotgun sequence encodes these proteins:
- the LOC120418806 gene encoding 40S ribosomal protein S14-like isoform X2: MASCKNKTRKEEFSLYASFNDTFVHVTDLSGKETTSRVTGNMNAKADRDEASPYAALLAAQDVADKCKSLGITLRATGGNRTKTPGPGAQSTHRALSCSSKNFVI; this comes from the coding sequence ATGGCTTCctgcaaaaacaaaactagAAAGGAGGAGTTTTCGCTCTACGCCAGCTTCAACGACACTTTCGTCCACGTCACGGATCTTTCGGGCAAAGAAACAACCTCGCGCGTCACCGGCAACATGAACGCCAAGGCCGATCGTGACGAGGCCTCGCCCTACGCCGCTTTGTTGGCTGCTCAGGACGTCGCCGATAAGTGCAAGTCGCTCGGAATCACGCTGCGTGCCACCGGCGGAAACCGCACCAAGACCCCGGGACCGGGTGCTCAGTCGACGCACCGTGCTCTGTCCTGTTCGTCAAAGAATTTTGTGATTTAG
- the LOC120418806 gene encoding 40S ribosomal protein S14-like isoform X1: MLYHILTFLKMFQNTNLTLVRAIKVWQYFVVCLCLLQVKSFGARFSVYKNLLIVARYNFLVTMASCKNKTRKEEFSLYASFNDTFVHVTDLSGKETTSRVTGNMNAKADRDEASPYAALLAAQDVADKCKSLGITLRATGGNRTKTPGPGAQSTHRALSCSSKNFVI; encoded by the exons ATGTTATAtcacattttgacatttcttaaaatgtttcaaaacactaaCTTAACACTAGTGAGGGCAATAAAAGTTTGGCAGTATTTCGTGGTATGTTTATGTTTGCTGCAGGTAAAATCGTTCGGCGCACGGTTCAGCGTCTATAAAAAT CTCCTTATCGTCGCAAGATACAATTTTCTAGTTACGATGGCTTCctgcaaaaacaaaactagAAAGGAGGAGTTTTCGCTCTACGCCAGCTTCAACGACACTTTCGTCCACGTCACGGATCTTTCGGGCAAAGAAACAACCTCGCGCGTCACCGGCAACATGAACGCCAAGGCCGATCGTGACGAGGCCTCGCCCTACGCCGCTTTGTTGGCTGCTCAGGACGTCGCCGATAAGTGCAAGTCGCTCGGAATCACGCTGCGTGCCACCGGCGGAAACCGCACCAAGACCCCGGGACCGGGTGCTCAGTCGACGCACCGTGCTCTGTCCTGTTCGTCAAAGAATTTTGTGATTTAG